A window of the Lolium perenne isolate Kyuss_39 chromosome 7, Kyuss_2.0, whole genome shotgun sequence genome harbors these coding sequences:
- the LOC127315595 gene encoding uncharacterized protein, producing MAHRGGGMNNRGRGFPGGAGRGFEGGGRWNSAAGRGFGQGRGSNFFEGSSSGTAGDDAGARSGADLQGSGFDGVFRAGSGNRNSGGGQDRYSYAPNFNRSNDRRNFYGQSNYNNRRFNSTYVPRDTNYRNNSTGTNVRASANDIVPDGLSMEQTMLVKEAAAAFAKQLAEWQPKGGQSTESAVPPLTASPAVHDPAARTDDAARRHGSGQRAEAVLLSVAGISQQQVTSPTHEVAGDAHLAKKKKGSGCFRCGKPGHCLNDCNQEICDCCQSPDHRSRDCPLLSAPKPAMAMYGLAHEDLMFWDFPLSCLVRPRLENTRMGRVTVSGGQLTIPEIITQLQWIVPEDNYQWDVVMVEENVYRVNFPSKMDLVRVQHFGRFNVPNSQVFMTFDFWTRNVEPSWRAEDVWVRVHDLPSPVLDDFLALWALGTLFGKTKDMDMAFTRANDVLRISITCLNSSLIPTRMDVRVHEDFYRLRFEVEGLQPVIPADVPMDDVPPGDEDMEHDGPKEHQQDDVNRPDGKNDGGQDANQGGNHTTVPHNNIAVFPIQFGIAPVVHHFLVSPKVIFGHSIHECIKKSQCVNQLDLSVNKEQYVPAQGVFSPLFTEESMSEDIAESDVALPAVVPVISAQPGMHGCTSISAMHATSSGGEAAVQTVMNEVSLPHVNKGAEVQSIDGIMMIREEQPVRSPSVTPVGVNKVFEDSPSYDHSMTEVINFGGIANDSMKGIRSSARLRAQSNSYYTQMERAMMLANKRDQQQSQGNSTCNSLDSAMGAASTGRSAGEYGYWVQPSANGYSGLLFPGYWVAAH from the exons ATGGCTCATCGCGGTGGCGGCATGAACAACCGAGGCAGAGGTTTTCCTGGAGGTGCTGGCCGGGGTTTTGAGGGCGGAGGTCGATGGAACAGTGCTGCGGGTCGAGGTTTTGGCCAAGGCCGAGGGAGCAATTTCTTTGAGGGAAGCTCTAGCGGCACTGCGGGTGATGATGCTGGTGCGCGTTCCGGCGCTGATCTGCAAGGGAGCGGCTTTGATGGTGTATTCAGAGCGGGCTCTGGAAACCGAAACAGTGGTGGCGGCCAAGATCGGTACAGCTATGCCCCCAATTTCAATCGCAGCAATGATCGCCGCAATTTCTATGGGCAAAGTAATTACAATAATCGAAGGTTTAACAGTACGTATGTTCCTAGAGATACCAACTACAGGAACAATTCTACTGGAACTAATGTGCGTGCAAGCGCTAATGATATAGTACCAGATGGGTTATCAATGGAGCAGACCATGTTGGTCAAGGAGGCGGCGGCTGCATTTGCAAAGCAGCTTGCGGAGTGGCAGCCAAAGGGTGGGCAGTCAACTGAATCGGCTGTTCCACCACTGACTGCAAGTCCGGCTGTACATGACCCTGCGGCCCGGACTGATGATGCGGCTCGGCGACATGGTTCTGGGCAGCGAGCTGAAGCAGTTTTGTTGTCAGTGGCAGGTATTTCTCAACAACAAGTGACATCTCCTACTCATGAGGTGGCTGGAGATGCTCACttggcaaaaaagaagaaaggtTCTGGGTGTTTTCGCTGCGGCAAACCGGGACACTGCTTAAATGACTGCAACCAAGAGATTTGTGATTGCTGCCAAAGCCCGGACCATAGGTCTAGGGATTGCCCTTTACTCTCAGCACCTAAACCAGCTATGGCGATGTATGGTCTTGCACATGAGGACCTTATGTTCTGGGATTTTCCTTTATCCTGTTTAGTTAGGCCGAGGTTGGAAAACACACGCATGGGACGGGTTACAGTTTCAGGTGGGCAGCTCACTATTCCAGAGATCATCACACAGTTGcagtggattgttcctgaagataatTATCAGTGGGATGTGGTTATGGTCGAGGAGAATGTATATCGTGTGAACTTTCCTAGCAAGATGGACTTGGTGCGTGTTCAGCATTTTGGAAGATTTAATGTGCCAAACTCACAAGTTTTTATGACCTTTGATTTTTGGACAAGAAATGTGGAACCATCTTGGAGAGCGGAGGATGTTTGGGTCCGGGTACATGACTTACCCAGCCCTGTGTTGGATGATTTTCTAGCTCTGTGGGCTCTTGGTACTTTATTTGGGAAAACAAAAGATATGGATATGGCGTTCACGCGTGCAAATGATGTCTTGCGTATCTCTATCACATGTCTTAACTCCAGTCTTATACCTACTCGGATGGATGTCAGAGTGCATGAAGATTTTTATAGACTTCGTTTTGAGGTGGAAGGTCTACAACCTGTAATACCTGCTGATGTTCCTATGGATGATGTCCCACCTGGTGATGAGGATATGGAGCATGATGGCCCTAAGGAGCATCAGCAAGATGATGTTAACCGGCCAGATGGAAAGAATGATGGTGGACAAGATGCTAATCAGGGTGGTAATCATACTACTGTACCTCATAACAATATTGCAGTATTTCCAATTCAGTTTGGAATAGCACCAGTGGTACATCATTTTCTGGTATCTCCAAAGGTTATTTTTGGCCACTCAATTCATGAATGTATCAAAAAGTCACAATGTGTGAATCAGCTTGATCTCTCTGTCAACAAGGAGCAGTATGTTCCAGCTCAGGGTGTTTTTTCGCCGCTTTTCACTGAAGAATCGATGTCTGAAGATATTGCTGAGAGTGATGTGGCTCTGCCTGCTGTTGTGCCGGTGATTTCGGCCCAGCCTGGTATGCATGGCTGTACGTCGATCAGCGCCATGCATGCAACGTCGAGCGGAGGTGAGGCAGCGGTACAGACGGTCATGAATGAGGTCTCGTTACCGCATGTGAACAAGGGTGCAGAGGTACAATCCATTGATGGTATTATGATGATTAGGGAGGAGCAACCGGTGAGGTCTCCCTCTGTAACTCCTGTTGGAGTTAACAAG GTCTTTGAGGATTCtccttcatatgatcactctatgacagaggtgataaattttggggGAATTGCTAATGATTCAATGAAGGGGATACGATCAAGTGCTAGACTTAGAGCACAGTCAAATTCGTACTATACCCAAATGGAGAGGGCAATGATGCTTGCCAACAAACGGGATCAGCAACAATCTCAAG